In one Watersipora subatra chromosome 6, tzWatSuba1.1, whole genome shotgun sequence genomic region, the following are encoded:
- the LOC137398386 gene encoding uncharacterized protein, translating into MEQWIREYIRASGAPDITYLRAALTTTPPDQLLQLITTTRGSKLYTALLLAISRDHSEVAHLLLTPLRGIADELLFEKYEVGYTAMHCAVEKGDRKSVELMLHTVSSRRKYKLIAEQDWWCWTALTVAAERGYAEIIETLLIKLSVEQRVSLLKIQDINLYTAPHRAARCGHTTVLQSMLTSVLPHTVSTLLSMKNCVARTPLEEAQRQASKGSVELLKSWKQPVLAAHAATYQKFATLQEADKLKSKALTNQEKELAESKQQIVALQETDNRKTAELTNQKEDLAALKEADSQKAEELANQREELVESKQQIVALLEANNRMTADMAAILERINRLDIYLRTPTATDETGDQLHEPLG; encoded by the exons ATGGAGCAATGGATTAGGGAATACATTAGAGCTAGTGGAGCTCCTGACATTACCTATCTTAGGGCTGCTCTAACAACCACCCCTCCTGATCAGCTACTTCAGCTTATAACAACAACCAGAGGCAGTAAGTTGTATACAGCGCTGCTATTGGCTATCTCCCGAGACCACTCTGAAGTAGCTCATCTGTTACTCACTCCATTGAGAGGaatagcagatgagttgctgttTGAGAAATATGAGGTTGGTTATACAGCTATGCACTGTGCTGTAGAGAAGGGAGATAGAAAGTCTGTAGAGCTTATGCTACATACTGTGTCTTCTCGTAGAAAGTATAAGCTAATAGCTGAGCAAGATTGGTGGTGTTGGACAGCTCTAACAGTGGCTGCAGAGAGAGGATATGCAGAAATAATAGAGACTTTACTTATCAAACTGTCGGTAGAGCAAAGAGTCTCTCTGCTCAAGATACAGGATATCAACCTTTATACAGCACCACACAGGGCAGCCAGATGTGGACACACAACAGTTCTACAGTCTATGCTGACTTCTGTCCTTCCTCATACAGTCTCTACTCTACTCAGTATGAAAAACTGTGTCGCTAGAACCCCTCTAGAAGAAGCACAGCGTCAGGCGTCGAAGGGGTCGGTAGAGCTGCTTAAGAGCTGGAAGCAGCCAGTATTAGCAG CCCATGCAGCCACTTATCAAAAATTTGCTACTCTCCAGGAAGCTGacaaactaaaatcaaaag CATTGACCAATCAGGAAAAGGAGTTAGCAGAGTCTAAGCAGCAGATTGTAGCCCTGCAGGAAACAGATAATCGCAAAACGGCAG aattgaccaatcagaaggAGGATTTAGCAGCTCTAAAGGAAGCAGATAGTCAAAAGGCAGAAG AGTTGGCCAATCAGAGGGAGGAGTTAGTAGAGTCTAAGCAGCAGATTGTAGCCCTTCTTGAAGCAAACAATCGGATGACAGCAG ATATGGCTGCCATATTGGAGAGAATTAACagactagatatttatctgcgtACTCCTACTGCTACAGATGAGACAGGAGACCAGCTTCATGAGCCTCTGGGCTGA